One Littorina saxatilis isolate snail1 linkage group LG12, US_GU_Lsax_2.0, whole genome shotgun sequence genomic region harbors:
- the LOC138982454 gene encoding serine-rich adhesin for platelets-like — translation MESESESYSEHPSTTESVEEKLRLNQEPCGENASVCSDAHTGGKTVSSHPTSASKDSRESPGSEESGSPANSVGFSENGLHGHTLEAYLSDFGSSGSSGSDLGSMSRSCMERLIGRLESPSLDSAIKTELQTPEEEEDDRCPSLFQVSMMTASIADSLPCTPTLLNRHAECITEEPEEGDRRAGLMRETAGEATVTPPKASGSSEGDSCSLKFGITGETSSTPDACSSHVSPYPLDNLLGGAVDNCKKDNKADVFSRTTLDYTADDEDPDRCPSTFCVSAEIADSDQVGMTATFFTGNREEFCDEERSTCGVSDKNLVEKAAQPGLDRKLQLNVCMSESLTGPSSQILSKEHLEVLQLLGLSETESSTVKTDSHDSDIELLSLSQDDSMSALQQDQSDHMRQSHLQPSAHSIPSVSESCEEDTHLTPVMDDKTPGNNANYLQDGYIFNMEDPNLLKDIDSESDMSVDSPCHSPPPDAQVQMNFGNQQAHEKKDTDRRMDAGSLDQNTKVTYFSPEDGATEKIYFDPEFSMNSLTDFSMLGLPGKISAGDNQVRAARDVLSNQARGQEHSEDNESVSGAVNVGSNTDVRGLSPRSQDCSSSDPDPSCTQTSQRGNNTACRPIAAPRKGPPAISAGSFPVNESFAEEPMASSGVSSLLGVPENQRARFRATDDDSQKNDDDFGRPSLQEQNYERYTSGPHPSQGHINTQPFPTRLTSSAQNTFEQGKFGSHTEDHHRQFAGAPCTPAEQFPGRGQTGPTFSGSNTDQEKFAPQPQNVQVCAADQAGVTVMKQKTQDWAAVTPTGGWAAEPSHAPVAQGLQLSGTPGQTSLTAQGGSPLSAQQDRHLSSPQQQVRQELSAAYERKDLKLAPQSLQSQRREQAPEDLQKTVMVTGAALKKRG, via the exons atggagagtgagtcggagagTTATTCAGAACATCCGAGCACGACTGAGTCTGTTGAGGAAAAGCTTCGACTAAATCAGGAACCTTGTGGTGAAAACGCCTCTGTTTGCTCAGACGCTCATACTGGTGGCAAAACTGTTTCATCTCATCCTACCTCTGCATCCAAAGATAGCAGAGAATCACCAGGGAGTGAGGAGAGTGGTTCTCCTGCAAACAGTGTGGGTTTCTCAGAGAATGGCCTTCACGGGCACACACTTGAGGCATACCTGTCTGACTTTGGATCGTCCGGCAGCTCAGGGTCTGACCTGGGAAGCATGAGTCGTAGTTGTATGGAGCGCCTGATTGGCAGGCTGGAATCTCCTAGTTTGGACTCGGCGATCAAGACGGAACTTCAGACACctgaggaagaagaggacgaTAGATGTCCATCCCTTTTCCAAGTTTCCATGATGACTGCCAGCATAGCAGATTCCCTGCCTTGCACTCCAACTCTTCTCAATCGGCATGCTGAATGCATCACAGAGGAACCTGAGGAGGGTGATCGTAGAGCAGGCTTGATGCGAGAGACTGCAGGGGAAGCTACAGTGACTCCCCCAAAAGCTTCAGGCTCTAGTGAAGGTGACAGTTGTTCTTTGAAGTTTGGCATCACTGGTGAAACATCCAGCACACCAGATGCTTGTTCTTCACATGTTAGCCCATACCCTTTGGATAACCTGCTAGGAGGTGCAGTTGACAATTGTAAAAAAGACAATAAAGCCGATGTTTTTAGTAGAACAACGCTAGATTACACTGCGGATGACGAGGATCCTGACCGGTGTCCTTCTACCTTCTGCGTCTCTGCAGAAATTGCAGACTCAGACCAAGTGGGAATGACTGCAACATTTTTCACTGGCAACAGAGAGGAATTCTGCGATGAAGAGCGCAGCACTTGTGGCGTCAGTGATAAAAACCTTGTTGAAAAAGCTGCACAACCAGGGTTAGACAGAAAGCTTCAgttgaatgtgtgtatgtccgAGTCATTAACTGGACCAAGTTCACAGATCTTAAGCAAGGAGCACTTAGAGGTCTTGCAGCTCCTTGGTttgagtgaaactgaaagtagcACTGTCAAAACAGACTCCCATGACTCTGATATTGAACTGTTGTCCCTCTCACAAGATGACTCCATGAGTGCATTGCAACAGGACCAGTCTGACCATATGAGGCAGAGTCACCTTCAACCCAGTGCTCATTCCATACCTTCTGTTTCAGAATCTTGTGAGGAAGACACTCATCTGACGCCTGTAATGGATGACAAAACACCTGGCAACAATGCAAACTATCTTCAAGATGGATACATCTTTAACATGGAAGATCCCAATCTTCTGAAAGACATTGACAGTGAATCAGACATGTCAGTCGACTCTCCTTGTCATTCTCCACCACCAGACGCTCAAGTGCAGATGAATTTTGGGAATCAGCAGGCGCATGAAAAGAAAGATACAGACAGAAGGATGGATGCAGGTTCCCTGGATCAGAACACTAAGGTCACCTATTTCAGCCCAGAAGATGGTGCCACAGAAAAGATATACTTTGATCCTGAATTCTCAATGAACTCTCTTACTGATTTTTCCATGCTTGGACTTCCTGGCAAGATATCAGCCGGTGATAATCAGGTCAGGGCAGCACGTGATGTTCTGTCAAACCAAGCACGAGGACAAGAACATTCCGAGGACAATGAGTCTGTCAGTGGTGCTGTGAACGTTGGCTCAAACACCGATGTCAGAGGTCTTAGTCCTAGAAGCCAGGATTGTTCTTCCTCAGACCCTGACCCATCTTGCACTCAGACGAGTCAGAGAGGTAACAACACTGCCTGCAGGCCCATTGCAGCACCAAGAAAAGGCCCACCAGCTATATCTGCCGGCAGCTTTCCAGTCAATGAGTCTTTTGCTGAAGAGCCTATGGCAAGTTCTGGCGTGTCTAGTCTCCTAGGAGTGCCAGAGAACCAGAGAGCACGTTTCAGAGCTACTGATGATGATTCACAGAAGAATGATGATGACTTCGGGAGACCATCCCTGCAGGAGCAGAACTATGAGAGATACACCTCTGGGCCACACCCTTCACAAGGTCATATTAACACTCAACCCTTCCCGACAAGACTAACGTCTTCAGCACAGAACACCTTTGAACAAGGCAAGTTCGGGTCACATACTGAAGACCATCATCGCCAGTTTGCAGGAGCACCCTGCACCCCAGCTGAACAGTTTCCAGGTAGAGGCCAGACTGGTCCCACCTTTTCTGGTAGCAACACAGATCAGGAGAAGTTCGCCCCACAGCCACAGAATGTTCAGGTCTGTGCTGCAGATCAGGCTGGGGTAACTGTTATGAAGCAGAAAACACAGGATTGGGCAGCTGTAACACCAACTGGAGGCTGGGCTGCTGAACCTTCTCACGCTCCAGTAGCACAAGGCTTGCAGCTGAGCGGTACTCCGGGCCAGACCAGTCTCACAGCACAGG GAGGCAGTCCACTCTCCGCACAACAAGATAGACACCTGTCTTCACCACAACAGCAAGTGCGTCAGGAACTAAGCGCCGCTTATGAAAGAAAGGATTTGAAACTGGCTCCCCAGAGTTTGCAGAGCCAGAGACGCGAACAGGCCCCTGAGGACTTGCAGAAAACTGTGATGGTGACAGGAGCTGCACTAAAAAAAAGAGGATGA